The nucleotide sequence ACGTAGGCCGGGATACTTTTTTGCCCTGAGGGCCTCTGTGCGAAGATTCTCTATGACCATGTCGATCCCACCGGCTTGGTGCATGGCCCACTGGATTGGGGCGAAAGCAGCGACTTGCTTCATCGATAGCTGGCCGATAAACGTCATGTTGGAGGTGGCATCGCCGTAACTCGCGAGTGTGGTCCACTCATCCGATCCAGCCTTCGCGAACTGGTATTGGTCGATACAGCCAATAGCTGTGACGGGGTTATCGGGCCAGTAATGGTTAGGCAACAAGTCTTTCTGGCGTTGCTTGGTAGCTGAAAAGAATGGATCGGTACAAGGGCCGTCATTTTTAACCATGGGAACTgcgttgttgttgaagaagacgacagTAAGGTCGGCGTCATCTCGGCGCAGCTCAGGGATTGGCTTGAAAAGCTGCAGATAGGAAGCGTTACCTACCATACGGCTATAGAAGCCCCTATAAAGAATTAGAAACCCTGTTGAAATATTCGTATTGGATGGGTACTGTACGTGAGAGTATATGAAGTCTCGGCGACAAATTCCTGCAGGTTGCTCACGCCATAGGTGTAGTTAGTGGCAGCCGTGGGACCAAAATAGATGCCCGTGAAGTTTTCACCCGTCAGACGTTCGTTGACCATGCTGAACTTTTGAACATTGAGGGGTGAGCATGTCGTGGAGCGCCGAAACTTGACTCTCTCCGCTGGCGGGGCATTGATACCAAAGTCCTCGTGAGAATCCAACTCGTCCGTCTTGATGGTGATAGCAGGGTGCTTGTCCCCCTTTGTTCTGGGCAAACACACGCTCTCATCGAATGGGCATGACACGTTTACCACTCTAATGATGGGCAGTCGACGGTTGGGAAGAAACTGATCGCAGAGAGCTGAGTCGGCATCAGTCTCGTAGCAGTTGTCGACGTATGAGGCAGCCTCCAGCGTATGCTGCGCCACTACCGTGTACGCAGCTACCCTATCTCCTTCCAGGTCTGGCTCCCAAAAACCGCATTTGGGGCTTTGTATCAGTACTTGATTCCCCTGATTATCCAACATCTccatggcggtgatgaaAGGTAGGGCAATaaggaagaagccaaagctgacaagagcaagaacaACAATTGGCAGGGTGCTCTTCATAACGTTGGGACTGCTGCCCCATGCAAGCCACAGCTTTAGAAATGACAATCCAATTGCGACATCGCTGGTGCCGTTCCGGAGGATGGTCTGTTTCTGGTGATATAAACCGTCAAAGGCGGAGCCTGCTTGTTTTTGTCGCATGCGCCGGTTCAGCTGGAAGATAAAATAGGCGATCAGGGTCCATAGCCCAGCGGCGACAAATACCAGGAAGATACCAATAAAGATGCTGAGAAGCTCAGCGTCATCCTTGAGCATGGTGATCTGGCCACCCGTCGGCGCATTCTTGTCCCAATTTCTCCATCCTCCCCTGTGGACGAGTTCAGGCTTGACGTATAGATTCGATATCGATGCCATTGTTGGTTCATAGGGATGAAAAGAAACACAACTCGTGCGGCGATTAGGTTTTGTATCTGCCCCCCTCGGCCCCGTGTTAACCCCGAGCCTGGTGATCGACGTGGGCCCAGCCAACATGagcctcttttttttaagtCCAGAGCCTCATCTCATGTAATGGTTGCTCCGATCGCCGACTTTTTCAGGGCTGAGTTTCGAGACCAGATCCTTGTAACTCCGCAGAATAAAGGGGGGCTTCAGCTCGCAAAGAACAGCTTGTTTCGTTTAGCGAAGACTGGATGAATCAAACCTGAGCTTTTGATGCATGGACCAGCACAGCCTACCTAAGCTGGGCGAAGAAGCTAGATTCTAGAATGCCAACCCCTGCATCCCTCCATACACTCCGTACCACGAGAGGAAATATGagttgagaaggagggaaTGATCATCACGACATTGGTATGCATTACATATTACCCGCCCCGCTATTTAATATGCTCCTTTGAGGCCTCCTATTAGCAAATCCTCAGTCCGCATTCCCTCGGCGGGCAGCTGAAGAACTCCTGCATCACCAGTGGAGGCTCCTTGGGTGCGTCGGGGCTTGTGACTGTTTTAAGCAATAAGCTCTTTCCCTTCTCGCAGCCTGATCTCCccaaagaagatgagctgTCCTCTAGGAATGATGTTCAACCAGGAACCAGGCCCTAACTTGGAGGGATCATGCTTGTGGTGGAGTTGGTGGGATCCACCAGTTTTGAGATCAAATAAGACGAGATTTTATTCTGCTGCCTTGAGATCAGCGGGTGAGAGTTTGACAGATTTGGCCAAAATAATGTCACTCAATATTGGTGATCCAGTGAGTATGCTTTCGTGAGGTGATCTTCACAGAGGCAGTTCTCAGGCATCCGAGACATCCATGGAACGGGTCGCCTTGAAGCAGTAACAGAAGCAACGAATTCGGAATGCTCTGCCTCAGTGACTTCCTTGTCCAGGGCTTCAACTATTCTGGCCAGTGCAAAAGGCTCCAGACAAGCCTAGAGCATGGGTTCTCATTAGCCGCTCAAGGCACTCGAGGACATTGCGATTGCAGCCCCGCTTGTTTACTCTAACGAGACAATCGTTAGGCTCGCATCAGTAGCTGTAAAAATGAACGTCATGCCTTTTGGTTCAAACTATCTACGGAGTACATCGTTAACAAAGCTAACTCTAGCTCGGCAAGATGTCCTCAAGGACTGCCACCGGGAAATGTATTTTCTCAACCTATCTTCTTTATGACAAGCAAAACATCCTCAGCGTTGCTGTAGCCCATCAAATAATCCCTTCCTACATGTCGAAAGTATCTGCCTTTCCATACTCCCAAAGAGTGCCCTCCTTCATGGCAGCCATCATCCACTCACGACACGCATGGTCTGTTCTCACAAACTGCTTGCCGAACATGGGCACTGAAAACTTCACGGCAGACACGAGACCATGTGGGTCATGTGTATTCGCGTCCGTCTCATCGATCAACGACGGCGTGAACTCGTGATCCGCAAGCACAATACTCATCGGCCTCGCCAGCTTCGGGTCGCCTCCGGTCTCGAGCCGCCAGTGCTGTCCAATGGCCTCCTTGAAGTTCCATCTCTGTATTCTATACAGACGGGGCCGGGCTATCACCATGTGTTCAAGGTGTCTTGCTCTGGCCACACGGTACCATAGGTCCTCCTCAGCGAGGTCCACCTGGAAGCCCGCCAGGCTTCGCAGTTTCGGCCATCGTTCCCAGATGCCCAAGTCATTCGTCCAAAAGTCCACGGTGCGCAGACCTCCCACCGTCACAAATTCCTCGACGTTGCTGAGGGCACCAAGTCCATCGAATAGGCCTTGGCCAAGGTGCGGGTCAAGCTCATTCTCCTGGGCGAACCTGGGAGCTGGCAGCTCCAAGATCAGTCGGCGTACTGAGCCGCCAAGCTCAAAGAGCACCTTGCGGATGAGCGACCCCAGCAATGCCGACTCTTGAGGAGCCGGGGTACAAACGCCCAGGTAAAGAGACGAGGTGTTTTCGAGGGGTATGATTGGCGGTAGATTCGTGCTGGGGGTAGATGTCTTGGCGAAGGACAAGCAGTTCCAGAACTTCTGGATCCTTTTGTGGCTGTCCAAGTAGACGCAATGCTGCCTTAATAGCCGAGTCGCAGTCCCATAGGTCGCGCGACAGACCTGTGACCAGGCGACAAGTAGTTGGACCTCTGGTAGCGATACATCGACTATCGCGTGGAGATTTGTGATCGACAACGAAGCTTCCACAATTTGCAGAATAAGCTCGACGGGGAGACGAGGCTGGTGCGTCATCTTGGCTGATGTGCCGCGTAATCTCAAGCTCTCGAAAACTCGGGCTTTTGTATCTTGGCTATTCTTTGCTGCCTGAAGAGTTTGGGTCTTAGTTCTAGGCTGCAAGAATCGACACGGAAAGGGTGGTTGTCTGATAGCCCAAATGGAGGAATGAGGGCATCACATCCCTGTTAGGCAGCCACGTTTTCCCCTCGTTGTCTAGTCAACAGGAGTAATCATCATCAAGGGGATGATCAACATACCTTGATATTTCGTTAAAAATCCTTACAAATCCCTTCTCGTTTATTTAAAGGATTTTTGTTGCACTATGTCATTGATGACTTCTTCTACTTTGTCTTTTCATCCTTCGCACCCCGTTCCAAGTCAAGGTGTTGAGCCTCCAGCTTGCCCTTTAACCGATATCAGGTAGCCTAAATTCAAGCACCTTATAACTAGCTGCCTCGCCACAAGCATCCTAGCAGAGGGATTTCAGTTCCCCTTTTGAACTGACCATCACGAAACCTACTCTAGTCTCATGATGTTTTCAAAATCTTCTCCCAGCGTTTGCCAAGTCCGCGTGGAATGCGAATACCCTATACCAGCGGTGGTAGCTAGGGGGGTTAGACAAAGGACATTGTAATTTTGCCATTTACTGAGTATGGTGGATTCTCGATTTTTTATTCGTGACGCTGAATTAGGTGTGTCCGGCTTGAAAATAAGGCGTTAGGGTTAGACGTATTCGTGGTTTAAAGGAAGCCATAGTTATGAAGAGACCCTAAATATCTtgctcctcatcttcaaacTAAGACCAATCGTCAATAAGCCCGTAACCTTGCTCTATGATTGTGGACCTATGCTACTATTTGGTGAACAAAAGAGCTAGGGTAAATGGTATCGTTCGGGGAACAAGCTGAGAGATGAGGTACCCCGGAAGCAAGATATTGGCCTCAAAGAATCCCGCGGAGAATTGAGCCGGGAGCTGAGACTTCGATCGCTTCTAATTACCTATCGCAGCAGGTTACGGTGGGTGACGAATCCTGCCAAATTGCGAAGCGTGATCCAAAATGACGACTATCGATGCTATCCCGCATTCAGCCCATCCCCACCTCCCTTGAATGTTTGACGCGGAACTGCTCATTCATAAAGTGAGGCGACTCTCAGGCTCGGCTACTTTCATTTCCAAGCCAGTTGTTTCCTGTCCCTCTAACCATGTCTTTTATCCGATCCGTCATCCCTGAATTTGAGGCCGCGAATCAGAAATATGCGGCCCAGTTCAACAAAGGCGACCTGCCTCTCCCACCAGGACGGTAAGGGATTCACGCCTAATCGGCCGTCTGATCAATCTAATTGGGCTTTATTTAGCAAAGTGGCGGTCGTAGCATGCATGGATGCTCGTCTCGACCCTGCCAAAGTGCTTGGACTCCAGGAGGGCGATGCCCATGTCATTCGAAATGCCGGCGGCCGTACCATTGATGCAATCCGGTCCCTCGTGATCTCGCAGCAACTCCTTGGCACACGGGAAATTGTTATCGTCCACCATGTAAGAGATCAAAATGCATTCAGATCGCCACAGGAGACGCTAACAGGCGGTTAGACTGACTGCGGTATGCTGACATTTTCTGAtgtcgagctcaaggagaagatccGGGATGAGTTAAAAGAGGACGCAGAACATATTGCCTTTTTGCCATTTGGAGATTTGAGGAAAAGTGTTCTGGATGATATTGCCATTGTAAAGAAGAACCCCCTGTTGCTCGACGTTCCTATTACGGGATACATCTACGATGTCAAGACTGGCAAGATTGAGAAGGTAGAGTAGCGCGAAAGATCAATTGCGCAGTAAGACTTTAGAACGAGATATGATTCAACAACTTTCATTACTAACGTCCCCAATAGTCTGTGCCAGGGGAGAAATAAGCTCTGTGGTTGAGAGCCTGTCTGTTCGGATATACACAGCTAGCTAAATCCGGACTTGTCACCCAAAGATAAACTGACTCAAATGTGCAACGTTAAAATTCCCTACTGACTCGTCATTCTTAATTACCCGCAACCCATGGATCCCCAGTCTAAGTGTACCAGCTCGGTTCAGGGATTTCCCCCAACAAGGCCCAGCTGCCCACTTCACGGAACTTGTAAGCGATTGGGTCGTGGAGAGAGTGGACTAGACGTCATTTTAGCGCCGTACAGCGAATATCCAACGGTTCCCACTTACGGCGAGTGTTGCGCCAGAACCTGTCAAAGCCGTACTTTGACAGGCCGGATGAGGCGCCGGTGAGCTCAAAGAACTTGCTACTCACCGTAATGGCGGCTTCGATTGCAGTTGCTTTTGATGCTGCTACCTCTGCTTCGGGTTAGTGAATATGCAATGACAAGGGAGGATCTACTCACGGACTGCAATCTCGCCACGTGCTTCCTGGGTGAGCTCCTCTCTTGGAGCATGGATGAGCTTCGATATGCGCTCAGCCGTGCGGTCAACGAGGGCCTCGGCTGCCCAAAGCGACGCTTGTAAGCGTCCGTAGCCTTCCCGGATATACCACTCGTctgtggccttggccttgtcgtccCCGCCGTATGGCCAAGCTCGAGTGCGAGTGCGGGTGTACTCGGTGGCAGCCTCAAGAGCTCCAATACCGACACCGACGTGCACAGCTGCAAATTGAAGCTGTACTGGCGGGAGAATGAAGTCGTGGTATGCGTCTCGGGGTGTGAGCTCCTTGTTTTCATAGCCGGCAATGTGCTCCCAGGAGACACGCACGTTTCGGATGACACACCCTCCGGATTCCTGAAGCCCATTAGTTTAAATCTCACAAGTAGCCGAGTTAGACTCACCGTTAGGCGTTGTCCGATAACGTCCCAGTCGCCCTTGAACGAGATCCCAGGGTCCTTTGTGGAGACGTAGGCAAAAACATGGGTCTTTGCTTCATCCTCAAGGACCCCCTCCAAGACGGTCACGTCACTGATAACGCCCCCTGCATTGCGGAGAAGGAAGGATTTAGCACCGGAAATATCGGTCAGAGCTAGAAAACGCACCGGTGGAGAAGAACTTGTCGCCGTTGAAGACAAGCGAGTCCCCCTCATCCCGAGCAATCATGTCGGCGTTGCGAGGGTTGACGGCACCGCCAAGATAATAGTTGCCTTCGGTGAACTCCCGGAGCCAGCGGCGCGCCTGCAGGGGCGTTCCGAGGATTTGGGAACTCCAGAACCTTTTCCGCGTCAGTGACATCTCACGGGATAGCTTGAAGATGCAGGTCATACCATGAGTAGTGGTTGCCAATTAAGTGGCCGATGCTTCCATCAGCCTTGGCGATCTCTGTGGTCACCTTGTATGAAGTCTGCCAGGtctctcctccaccgccaAACTCGCGGGGACCGAGAAGGTTGACGAGACCAGCgtccttgaggagctggacTTCAGCAAAGGGAGTCTTGCCGGCAGCATCTCGCTCAGCTGCATCGAGCTTGAGAATGGCTGCCACTTCTCTGGCGCGCTTGACCCATCCTGAAGGCGTATCCGGCTTGGGCTCTTCCTCCCACCGCTTGTTGGCCTGGATGCGAGCCTGCTCGGCTTTGAAACTCTGCATGGTGAGGGGTTTTTTTGTCGAATGTGTGTGTTACTGTATCAGAGGGGGAGAAGGCGTCTCTGGTTGGGTGCGAGGCGAAGTGGTGTGCTACCAAAGGCTGATGATGGGGGGTTTTATAGACGAGATGATTCGTCTATCTCGACGGCCTGTCGACAGGGAAATATTTCCGCCTCACAGGGATCTGGCGGAGGTAGTACGGATGAGTTGGATGAATATCCTTGGTGTTTCGCCATTGAGCTGAGCTGTCACGCCTTTGCAGCTATTTGATGCCCGCGCTTGTTTGATCCACCGTGAAGTGGGATAACCTCGTGGCTCATGCATGGATTTAAGACGTTGGTCTCTCCGAGACTTACTGAATCCCCTCTTGCAGATCATCCTTGGGCTCTCGGCTGTTCAACGACTACACGATGTCTGAGACAGGAATATTCCCAATTTTCGATTCCGGCGCGGGATATGGAATCATCGTGGGACTAGGTAGGACTCCAACTTCATCACTTACCCCCCTGCTAAGACCTGTGTAGGCggcatctttgccatcctcatGAGTCTCACGACTTTTGCTCTCAAGCGATATTTCTCTGAGGTTCAAGACTCTGAGATGTATCTGACTGCAAAGCGCTCCATTAAAGCTGGTCTTATAGCATCATCTGTCGTGTCCTCGTGGACGCTGAGCGCTACGCTTCTTACGTCGACAACGTTTGGGTACTCGTATGGCATCGCGTCCACATTCTGGTATGAGATAACACTGGGCCCTGTCCTTCAACATAGACTGACTGGGGTAGGTACGGAGCCGGGTGTTCAGTTCCCATCCTAACATTCGCTGTCCTCGCCATTGAGCTCAAGAGAAAGGCGCCAAACGCACACACCTTCCTAGAACTGGTCAAGCACCGCTACGGAGCTCCCGGTCACATCGTGTTGGCTGTCTACTCTCTGATCTACCAGATATTCATTGCAGTAAACCTTCTGGTCGGCGGAGCTGATGTTTTCCATCTGGTGACTGGCATGAACAAGATTGCTGTGTGCTTCCTGTTTCCCTTGGGAGTCTGCATCTACACTTTGTTCGGTGGTATCAAAGCTACCTTTCTCACAGAGTGGGGTGTGTATAACTCAATGCCTCTTCATATTGTGTTGGTCTTGCTCACACTGCTATAGTGCACACTGTCATCATCTACATTATCATGCTCGCATCAATGTTCGTCATGTACGCAACCTCGGATCATGTCGGATCACCCGGAAGGATGTgggagcttctcaaagacgCGTCAGAGATCCGCCCTGTTGAGGGTAATGCCGGGGGAGAACTGTTGACCATGCGGAGCTTTTACGGCGGCCTGGTCggtctcatcttcttgggcgGCGGCTTTTCTGCGACTGTAGACTCCCAGTAAGCATTTATCCTCTTCAATCAATTCTGCGCAGGAGGCATGCTAATAAGAAACCCAGACTGTTCCAAAAAGCTATTGCTGCTGATCCCAAGTCAACGGTCGCGGGATACCTCTTGGGATCCCTCTGCTGGGTATGTGAGTTGGTTTTGCTCTCGTTCTTGACTGACAGCAAAACAGTTTAGTATCCCCTTTTGTATCGCAACTACCTTTGGTCTTGGAGGCGCTGCTTTGGAATACACCACCTCCTGGTAAGTGATGTCATGTTGTGGAGGCCGCGCTCAACTGATGCTTATTTTCAGGCCTACGTATCCGACTCCCTTGTCACCAGCTGAGATCAACTCGGCTTTGGTCATGCCATATACGGCATACACAATCATGGGCAAAGGTGGCGTTGTAGCCGTGCTTCTCATGGTCTTCCAGGCCATCACAAGCGCCATGAGTTCAGGTGAGATTTCAAGTTGGAGACGCAACCATCAAGGTCTAATGGGAGTAGAAACCGTCGCCGTAACCAGCTTGGTCACATATGACTTTTACCGTTCATACGTCAACCCAGAGGCGACTGGAGAGAGACTAGTTTTTATCTCCCACATTGCAGTTGTCAGCTTCGGCTTGTTGACTGCATGTGTTGCTGTGGGCCTTACCTACGCAGGTTTCTCTGTCACCTTTATCGTAACGGCCATTGGAATTCTCATTGATGGTATGCCATCCCAAAACTTTGACACTACACTTCTGACGAATGATAGGTGCTGTGATTCCCAGTGCCTGCACGCTTTTCTGGAAAAAGCAGAGCAAGTACGCTATCGTTCTGGTACCAATCATCAGCTCCCTGGCCAGCATTTCAACCTGGATTGGCGTAGCATACCACAAACACGGGACGGTCACTATCGCGACGCTGTCTGATTTCATACCGACAGTGGCTGGCAACATGCTAGCATTGACTGCGCCCATCATCCTAACGCCACTCATCACGTACCTCAAGCCTGAGAACTACGACTTTGAAAAGTTCAAAGAGCTCCAGCAGGTTGATGACTCTGGTTTTGACGTCAAGGCCCAAACGGAGGGTGTTGCAGTCAAGACTGCCCAAGAGAGAACAGAGGCCGAGTTGGTGAACCTCCAAggcatcgagaaggagctcTACGTCGCACGGAACTATGCACTTGGCGCTGCCTTGTTCATTGCTGTTTCTCTGACCATGTAAGATTTGATGCATTCAACGTCAAGGAAAAGTTCTAACCTGGTATAGTCTATGGCCGATCCCCATGTATGGAACGTCTTATGTCTTTAGCAAACCCTTCTTCACCGGCTGGATTGTGGTTACTTTTATTTGGGCCTTCTTCGGAGCCATTGTTGTGACGCTTCTACCCATTGTAGAGAGCCGAAGGGAGATTTACCTCTTCTTCCGTGCTGTTATTACAAGGAGATCAGCATCGGGATGAGTAGACAGCTCGACGAAGCGATCATGTAAAGAGATCCATCTCTCATTTCGTGGATACAGTAGGATATCAACGGCTCAGTCTCTTGATGTTAAAAATGCGCACGTTACTTAATAATTTGTCACTGGTTCCACCCACGACAATgcacctccttctccatgtcTGAGCGCGATGGAGAGCCCTTGCGCCATGGCACGCGAGTCAAGAGAATATTAGATACGTATTACATAAAGCAGTGGAAGGGAATAGCATATTCTACTCCAAGGGGGCCTGGATGTAGAATAAAGGAAGATGACAAGATGAATCTCTTGGTCATGGTTGAATTGATAGTTTCGGACCCCGACAACACTGAGATGCTAATTTCAATTTCCCTGGGCCCAGTGGTGAGGTAATTACCTCAAATATGGCTCTCTTAATTGACAAAGCAATATTTGCTCGTGATTGGAACTCAGAGTTCTTAATCCAAGTGAGGTGTGATAGTTTTCGAAGCGATGGTGACTCGAAGTCATGTTTAACCAAGCTGGGAGAAATAGGTAGGAATATCCGGCGTCAGTGCCCCTAAAGAAAATCCCTGCCAGGTAGAATTTGCCACAAGAACGACTTCTCCTGGGCCTTATTTATATGCCCTAGCCTGAGAATCGACCGTCTCCTCTTCCGTCTTCCCCGCTTGGAGTGTGTATCCACTGAGGGTCTCGCAACGGCTGGCCCAGACGCAAACATGGGGTCGAGTGGAGGATGCGGGTGAATGAGTCGTCGCTCGGACACAGCCCACCTCCTCATTCCAATCACCTCGACAAGCGGCTTGTTGTTTCCCATCTCCTATCTCTCCCGAAAGCTCAGAGCAAGTCTACTAGATAAGGCCCACGAAAGTGAACCACTTGGAAACTTGCCCGGTGCATCGACTATTTGAGAGCTGGAACGCCAGTCATCGTCGAGCCTCAATAAGCCTCGTGCTAAACGGCCCAGACCACGCTAAAGAGAGAACAGATTCAGAACCCGAGTGCGTGCTAAATTATTCAGCGGCACTTGAGACAGGACCCCTGCCAAGCTAGAGTGTAATTACGGAGGTATCCGTTCAAGGTCCGACGAGTTGGTTGACACACGTGTGTTGGTGGCATGTGGCATGTTGTCAGGTTCAGCTGACGGGTTCAAGCTCCTCTTTGAGCGCCAGGAGCGCAAACAGCGGCTCTTTCGAGACAGGGACAAGCCCTTGGCGCAACAGCTAGCGCAAGCCACTGTCGCGACGCCTGCAGCGCGCTTGGTTGCTCTGATGTCGCTGGTGACGAAGAGGGCTGCGTCCGTTCAGTTCGCCGACGGCTCCCTATCCCCCCTTGGGCAAGTCTAAACACCCATGAGACGCGTGACAATAGCCTTCTTGACGGTGGATGCGAAGAAACGGTTATTCTGCGGCAGAGATCTGTCTCAGATCGGCCCCGAGTCAGTCGCAGACGAATTTCCGTGACAGGAGCAGTTAACCTTCCGGCGAATGTTCG is from Fusarium keratoplasticum isolate Fu6.1 chromosome 11, whole genome shotgun sequence and encodes:
- a CDS encoding Carbonic anhydrase, with the translated sequence MSFIRSVIPEFEAANQKYAAQFNKGDLPLPPGRKVAVVACMDARLDPAKVLGLQEGDAHVIRNAGGRTIDAIRSLVISQQLLGTREIVIVHHTDCGMLTFSDVELKEKIRDELKEDAEHIAFLPFGDLRKSVLDDIAIVKKNPLLLDVPITGYIYDVKTGKIEKSVPGEK